One Candida dubliniensis CD36 chromosome 1, complete sequence genomic region harbors:
- a CDS encoding actin-related protein, putative (Similar to C. albicans ARP6), which yields MSEQLQKLVIDNGSYTIKAGFNTGDDDNDTSTPIKVANAITKTKDGIIHVGNQYQSHTNNFSGIQFKRPFEQNNLTSWETEKPIWDYALDNLLLQPDQNSTPSQKHTKGKIIDPNDIHLVLTEQPYQLPQLSTNTDQIIFEEYGFNKYYRCIAPSLVPFTVDTNHINDDFVLVVDSGFNSTWIVPMIYQQIHWPAVKKLPIGGNLLNGLLREIISFRHYDISQDPILINTIKESTCFISPVNYQQDLQRKQDLMCEFVLPDFKLTTTGFVKTKSSLSSQKLPNDTQILKLYDERFTVPETYFHPEIIFDNNRTTASSTILNNSPFKNLTDLIVESIMACPQITQPLLSANICLSGGSTNIPNFKTRLIGELRKELPSNWKVNIFDKQYDINRDELSWYGGINLSKESELLQEISISKKDYFEHGGNWCQQQFGFKNV from the coding sequence ATGTCAGAACAACTTCAAAAACTAGTAATAGATAATGGATCCTATACTATCAAAGCTGGATTTAATactggtgatgatgataatgatacaTCTACACCAATCAAAGTCGCCAATGCAATAACGAAAACTAAGGATGGGATAATCCATGTTGgtaatcaatatcaatcaCATACGAATAATTTTTCAggaattcaatttaaacGACCATTTGAgcaaaataatttaacttCTTGGGAAACTGAAAAACCAATATGGGATTATGCtttagataatttattattacaacCTGATCAAAATTCAACACCACTGCAGAAACATACAAAGGGGAAAATTATTGATCCTAATGATATTCATTTAGTTTTAACAGAACAACCATACCAATTGCCACAATTATCCACTAATACtgatcaaataatatttgaagAGTAtggatttaataaatattatcGATGTATTGCCCCCAGTTTAGTTCCATTTACAGTTGATACCAACcatattaatgatgattttgtaTTGGTGGTTGATTCCGGGTTCAATTCAACTTGGATTGTGCCgatgatttatcaacaaattcattgGCCAGCAGTGAAGAAATTACCTATTGGGGGCAACTTATTGAATGGGTTATTACGAGAGATTATTCTGTTTCGTCATTATGATATATCACAAGATCcaatattgattaataCTATTAAAGAATCGACTTGTTTTATATCACCtgtaaattatcaacaagaTTTACAACGTAAACAAGATTTAATGTGTGAATTTGTTTTACCCGATTTCAAATTAACAACTACAGGGTTTGTCAAGACTAAAAGTTCATTATCACTGCAAAAATTACCTAATGATACCcaaattttaaaactttATGATGAAAGATTCACAGTTCCAGAAACTTATTTCCATCCAGAAAtcatatttgataataatcgAACTACAGCATCAAGTACCATACTTAATAATTCTCCATTCAAAAATCTTACTGATTTAATAGTGGAAAGTATTATGGCGTGTCCTCAAATCACTCAACCTTTATTACTGGcaaatatttgtttatcaGGGGGTTCAACCAATATACCTAATTTTAAAACTCGATTAATTGGTGaattaagaaaagaattacCGTCAAATTGGAAAGtaaatatatttgataaacaatACGATATAAATCGTGATGAACTAAGTTGGTATGGAGGaatcaatttatctaaGGAACTGGAGTTATTACAAGAAATCAGTATTTCTAAAAAAGACTACTTTGAACATGGTGGTAATTGGtgtcaacaacaatttggatttaAAAATGTATAA
- a CDS encoding MNN family member protein, putative (Similar to C. albicans MNN1;~Similar to S. cerevisiae MNT2), which produces MIEKLTSKRSRQRVIAYSVIIIWLMIVNIWLLNNYHLIPSTLNRHIDGNTLIDEDDDSSLSSDYSIYNELDTENYLAPQQQQENVPDSQSTDGGSSTSKTKGESNEKGSKDSKIKPSLSTKNPFKDDITIKILQKHLQQQQSNTKGVRNIDSHADIYNQIFENHPEIDTIFGNLNFNQRCQLFFQNLFIKDNNWILNVKDTKIKLENKNEFKFNDYKKWHLNEFKNKFKELKKLIEPNKKFVDDKEFENSLEFQDFVKSQYEQFWNRTMTYEQSIIDSISILRIFNKCYLTEDASATNTNKQDFIKDQFKLVDGIRRASKKNSILPKFKPTQQEQMVNFDNDNLSPSILEHRIYPWLSFEYPVYERWTGKIQYQPPKMTNYIKDGSQKTTKTNNLNDDDYLSSFFLNRLKQKCNGRGLVLSISDSHVDATVRLIHLLRALNNKYPIQIVYYDNLSKQTKEKIVTAAREVMSHVPKSFTRVAKYFPDDYLDNDQGGLPKQEVWFINTYNVIHADYKLKFKGFANKFLATLFNSFDEFILLDADTVLTQSPSYFFKLPQYLQTGTFFYKDRTTFETRPKSDSIFFEKLGPSVIDSVMFNIPIMTSYTLNRSFFKGLFHYMESGLVVLNREIHYSSFLMMVQMNFFEPINGRIHGDKEIFWLAMAINGQENYYFDENYAAAVGIITPDLERTKPDKTLHESKELCSPHPGHISHDDNSLVWLNSGFFYCGQNDKVKFAEEFKHKSRLKHINNLEAFKTFYYSPLRIENAIIPPMDLDIWAANNEDEPAKGWFGDPRYCTGYMWCAYDKIGGNTKSGKYNRVEGKIINFDEQAQDLFNYYGDVWVGME; this is translated from the coding sequence ATGATTGAAAAACTAACTAGTAAGCGATCCCGTCAAAGGGTTATTGCTTATTCagtgataataatatggCTAATGATAGTTAATATTTGGTTActaaataattatcatcTAATCCCATCAACACTAAACCGACACATTGATGGTAATACtttgattgatgaagatgacgaTCTGTCCTTGTCATCAGATTACTCTATTTATAATGAACTAGATACAGAAAATTATTTAGCtccacaacaacagcaggAAAATGTACCTGATTCACAATCAACAGATGGTGGGTCTTCTACATCCAAAACTAAAGGTGAGAGTAATGAAAAGGGCAGTAAGGACTCCAAAATAAAACCATCATTATCTACTAAAAATCCTTTTAAAGATGATATCACCATTAAAATATTACAAAAACATCTCCAACAGCAACAATCTAATACAAAAGGTGTTCGAAATATTGATAGCCATGCTGACatttataatcaaatatttgaGAATCATCCTGAAATCGATACAATTTTCGGtaatttaaatttcaaTCAACGATGTCAAttatttttccaaaatttatttatcaaagaTAATAATTGGATTTTAAATGTTAAAGATacgaaaataaaattagaaaataaaaatgaatttaaatttaatgattataaaaaatggcatttgaatgaatttaaaaataaatttaaagaattgaaaaaattgattgaacctaataagaaatttgttgatgataaagaatttgaaaactcACTTGAATTTCAAGATTTTGTTAAAAGTCAATATGAACAATTTTGGAATCGAACCATGACATATGAACAAAgtattattgattcaatatcaatactaagaatattcaataaatgtTATCTTACTGAAGATGCATCTGCCactaatactaataaaCAAGATTTCATTAAAgatcaatttaaattagTTGACGGGATTAGGAGAGCTCtgaagaaaaattcaatCTTACCTAAATTTAAACCAActcaacaagaacaaatggttaattttgataatgataatttgagTCCATCAATTTTGGAACATCGAATTTATCCTTGGCTATCATTTGAATATCCAGTTTATGAACGATGGACAGGGAAAATACAATATCAACCTCCCAAAATGACTAATTATATCAAAGATGGAAGTCAAAAGActacaaaaacaaataatcttaatgatgatgactatttatcatcatttttcttgaatcgattgaaacaaaaatgtAATGGTCGAGGACTTGTTTTATCAATCAGTGATTCTCATGTTGATGCTACGGTTAGattgattcatttattacgagctttaaataataaatatcctatacaaattgtttattatgaTAATTTATCGAAACaaactaaagaaaaaattgtcaCTGCTGCTAGAGAAGTAATGTCTCACGTACCTAAATCTTTTACTCGAGTGGCCAAATATTTCCCTGATGATTATCTTGATAATGATCAAGGTGGATTACCTAAACAAGAAGTTTGGTTCATTAACACTTATAATGTCATTCATGctgattataaattaaaattcaaAGGATTTGCCAATAAATTCTTAGCCactttatttaattcatttgatgaattcATATTACTTGATGCTGATACAGTTTTAACTCAATCACCAagttattttttcaaattacctcaatatttacaaacagggacttttttttataaggATCGTACAACTTTTGAAACTCGTCCTAAATCagattctatttttttcgAAAAATTAGGACCTTCAGTGATTGATTCAGTAATGTTCAATATCCCAATAATGACATCTTATACTTTAAATCgatcatttttcaaaggattatttcattatatGGAATCAGGATTAGTAGTTCTTAATCGAGAAATCCATTATTCGTCATTTTTAATGATGGTTCAAATGAATTTCTTTGAACCCATAAATGGAAGAATACATGGTGATAAAGAGATTTTTTGGTTAGCAATGGCCATTAATGGAcaagaaaattattattttgatgaaaattatGCTGCTGCCGTAGGGATAATTACTCCCGATTTAGAACGTACTAAACCAGATAAAACTCTTCATGAATCTAAAGAATTATGTTCACCTCATCCTGGTCATATTAGTcatgatgataattcatTAGTTTGGTTGAATTCTGGGTTTTTCTATTGTGGACAAAATGATAAAGTTAAATTTGCTGAAGAATTTAAACATAAATCTCGATTGAAacatattaataatttagaagcatttaaaactttttattattcacCTTTAAGAATTGAGAATGCCATTATCCCACCAATGGATTTGGATATTTGGGCTGccaataatgaagatgagCCAGCTAAAGGTTGGTTTGGAGATCCAAGATATTGTACTGGTTATATGTGGTGTGCTTATGATAAAATTGGTGGCAATACTAAGTCAGGTAAATATAATCGTGTTGAAggtaaaatcattaattttgatgaacAAGCTCAAGACTTGTTTAATTATTACGGTGATGTATGGGTAGGAAtggaataa
- a CDS encoding cAMP-dependent protei kinase catalytic subunit, putative (deleted EC_number 2.7.1.37;~Similar to S. cerevisiae TPK2;~Similar to C. albicans TPK3) translates to MTSMEPADTSIRSLNDINLQELANKQHQRNIYAQGSPTLEDSLTSNGNDINNPNNNINKSTTNTNNNSSSSLSLTKKTSRHINKDTTTKGKYTLNDFQILRTLGTGSFGRVHLTRSIHNGRFYAMKVLKKQRVVQMKQIEHTNDERRMLKLAQHPFIIRMWGTFQDCHNLFMIMDYIEGGELFSLLRKSQRFPTPVAKFYAAEVFLAIEYLHSLDIIYRDLKPENILLDKNGHIKLTDFGFAKEVQDVTYTLCGTPDYIAPEVVATKPYNKSVDWWSFGILIFEMLTGYTPFYDPTPMKTYENILNGSITYPDYLPPDILDLLQKLIVKDLTQRLGNLQGGSDDVKNHPWFKEVIWERLLSRDIETPYEPPITSGVGDTSQFDRYPEDKDLDYGISGVEDPYRDQFSDF, encoded by the coding sequence ATGACATCTATGGAACCAGCAGATACCAGTATTAGGTCGTTAAACGATATCAATTTACAAGAACTTGCCAACAAACAACATCAACGAAATATATATGCTCAAGGGTCACCTACACTAGAAGATTCCCTAACATCAAATGGcaatgatattaataacccaaacaacaatataaacaaatccaccaccaacaccaataataatagtagttCAAGTCTTTCATTGACTAAAAAGACATCGAGACATATTAACAAAGACACTACAACCAAAGGCAAATATacattaaatgattttcaaatattacGAACTTTGGGAACAGGTTCCTTTGGTAGAGTTCATTTAACTCGATCGATTCATAATGGTAGATTTTATGCTATGAAAGtattaaagaaacaaaGAGTAGTAcaaatgaaacaaataGAACATACTAATGATGAAAGAAGAATGTTAAAATTAGCTCAACATCCATTTATAATTCGAATGTGGGGGACATTTCAAGATTGTCATAACTTATTTATGATTATGGATTATATAGAAGGAGGAGAactattttcattattaagaAAATCACAACGATTTCCTACTCCAGTAGCTAAATTTTATGCTGCAGAAGTATTTTTAGCTATTGAATATTTACACAGTTTAGACATCATTTATCGAGATTTAAAACCagaaaatatattattagataaaaATGGTCATATCAAATTAActgattttggttttgcTAAAGAAGTTCAAGATGTAACTTATACTTTATGTGGAACTCCTGATTATATAGCTCCAGAAGTGGTGGCAACAAAACCTTATAATAAATCAGTTGATTGGTGGTCATTTggaatattaatatttgaaatgTTAACTGGTTATACTCCCTTCTATGATCCAACTCCAATGAAAACTTATGAAAACATTTTAAATGGTTCAATTACTTATCCAGATTATTTGCCTCCAGATATATTGGATCTTCtacaaaaattaattgttaaAGATTTGACTCAAAGATTAGGTAATTTACAAGGTGGATCCGATGATGTGAAAAATCATCCCTGGTTTAAAGAAGTCATTTGGGAAAGATTATTGTCACGTGATATAGAAACTCCATATGAACCTCCTATAACCTCTGGAGTTGGAGATACTTCACAATTTGATCGATATCCTGAAGATAAAGATTTGGATTATGGTATAAGTGGAGTTGAAGACCCATATCGTGATCAATTCCTGGacttttaa
- a CDS encoding 1,4-alpha-d-glucan glucohydrolase, putative (Similar to C. albicans GAM1) produces the protein MKLLSKLILATLGLSSIVSAAPTSSSSAEDAQKTVPLELSIGVKQLPNVHNDSAVDANAAAKGYSLVNVTLTGRGLTGILKLKEATNIYGYDFEYLNLSVEYQSDKRLNVHIEPTDLTDVFVLPEELVVKPKLEGDANTFNFESSDLVFEYDEEDFGFEVLRSSTREVLFSTKGNPLVFSNQFIQFNTTLPKGHSITGLGESIHGSLNEPGVVKTLFANDIADPIDGNIYGVHPVYYDQRYNTNTTHGVYWRTSAIQEVVVGETSLTWRALSGVIDLYFFSGPDPKDVIQQYVSEIGLPAMQPYWALGYHQCRWGYDTVESLETVVENFKKFDIPLETIWSDIDYMDGYKDFTNDPHRFPTDKFRKFLDDLHEKNQHYVPIFDAAIYVPNPNNATDNDYEPFHLGNESDIFLKNPDGSLYIGAVWPGYTVFPDFLNNNTQEYWNKLFKDWYERIPFDGIWTDMNEVSSFCVGSCGTDRYYDNPVHPPFEVGYSGSDYPLGFDKSNASEWKSISEAAAATATTTTTTSSASTSIDGKNTLAPGKGNINYPPYAINNDQGDHDLATHAISSNATHADGTVEYDIHNIYGLIQERAIYEALLEINPDKRPFMIGRSSFAGSGQYMGHWGGDNYADYYMMYFSIPQALSMGLSGIPFFGVDTCGFNGNTDMELCSRWMQLASFFPFYRNHNVLGAIPQEPYVWEGVMNATKTSINVRYSLLPYYYTLLHESHVTGIPIMRAFNWQFPYNKELAGVDTQFFVGDALLVTPVLEPGVNHTKGVFPGENAVYYDFYTHKKQEFTVGKNETLNAPLGHIPLHIKGGNIIPTQEPGYTTTESRKNPFGLLVALDADGAASGKLYLDDGESVDVEEALYVDFVASKNKLVASVFGEYEASQPLANVTILGVACEPNEVLFNGETVTHKYENGAVYVSDLQEFTKDGAFSEEFTIEW, from the coding sequence atgaaattgttaTCAAAACTCATTCTTGCAACTTTGGGTCTCTCTTCAATTGTCAGTGCTGCTCCAACAAGTAGTAGCAGTGCCGAAGATGCTCAAAAAACTGTTCCCCTTGAGCTTAGTATCGGTGTCAAACAACTTCCAAACGTTCACAATGATTCAGCTGTTGATGCTAATGCTGCTGCTAAAGGTTATTCGTTGGTGAATGTTACTTTAACTGGTAGAGGATTGACTGGTATTTTGAAACTTAAAGAAGCTACCAACATTTATGGTtatgattttgaatatttgaaCTTGTCCGTTGAATACCAAAGTGATAAGAGATTGAACGTTCATATTGAACCTACTGATTTAACTgatgtttttgttttaccAGAAGAACTTGTTGTTAAACCAAAACTTGAAGGTGATGCTAAcacttttaattttgagAGTTCCGATTTGGTTTTTGaatatgatgaagaagattttggatttgaagTTTTGAGAAGCTCGACTCGTGAAGTTTTGTTCTCCACTAAAGGTAATCCATTGGTTTTTTctaatcaattcattcaattcaataccACTTTGCCTAAAGGTCATTCGATTACTGGGTTAGGTGAATCCATTCATGGATCTTTGAATGAACCAGGTGTTGTCAAGACATTATTTGCTAATGATATTGCTGACCCAATTGATGGTAACATTTACGGTGTTCATCCAGTATACTACGATCAAAGATATAACACAAACACAACCCATGGTGTTTATTGGAGAACTTCAGCTATTCaagaagttgttgttggtgagACTTCTCTTACTTGGCGTGCTCTTTCAGGTGTTATTGATCTTTATTTCTTTAGTGGTCCAGATCCAAAGGATGTTATCCAACAATATGTCTCTGAAATTGGGTTACCAGCCATGCAACCATACTGGGCATTAGGTTACCATCAATGTAGATGGGGTTATGACACTGTTGAATCACTTGAAactgttgttgaaaatttcaaaaaatttgatattcCTTTGGAAACCATTTGGTCAGATATAGATTATATGGATGGATACAAAGATTTCACCAACGATCCACATAGATTTCCAACTGATAAATTCAGAAAATTCTTGGATGATCTTCATGAAAAGAACCAACATTATGTTCCTATATTTGATGCTGCAATTTATGTTCCTAACCCAAATAATGCAACTGATAATGACTATGAGCCATTCCACTTGGGTAATGAATCCGATatctttttgaaaaatcctGATGGATCATTATACATTGGTGCTGTTTGGCCAGGATACACTGTATTCCCAGActttttgaataataacaCTCAAGAATATTGGaacaaattgttcaaaGATTGGTATGAAAGAATTCCTTTTGATGGTATTTGGACAGATATGAATGAAGTCAGTTCATTCTGTGTTGGTTCCTGTGGTACTGATAGATACTACGACAACCCTGTTCATCCACCTTTCGAAGTTGGGTATTCTGGTTCTGATTATCCATTAGGTTTTGATAAATCTAACGCATCTGAATGGAAATCTATTTCTGAAGCAGCAGCAGCCACTgcaaccaccacaacaacaacatcttcagcttcaacatcaattgATGGCAAAAACACTTTAGCGCCAGGTAAAGGTAATATCAACTATCCACCATATGCAATTAACAACGATCAAGGTGATCACGATTTAGCTACCCATGCAATTTCATCTAATGCCACCCATGCCGATGGAACAGTTGAATACGATATTCACAATATTTATGGTCTCATTCAAGAAAGAGCCATTTATGAGGCATTATTGGAAATCAATCCTGACAAGAGACCATTTATGATTGGACGTTCATCATTTGCTGGATCTGGTCAATATATGGGCCACTGGGGAGGTGACAACTATGCTGATTACTACATGATGTACTTTTCCATTCCTCAAGCTTTGTCAATGGGACTTTCTGGCATCCCATTCTTTGGTGTTGATACATGTGGTTTCAATGGTAATACCGATATGGAATTATGTTCTAGATGGATGCAATTAGCCTCATTCTTCCCATTCTACAGAAACCACAATGTTTTGGGTGCTATTCCACAAGAACCTTATGTCTGGGAAGGTGTTATGAATGCAACCAAGACATCCATTAACGTCAGGTACTCTTTGTTGCCATACTATTACACTTTGTTGCACGAATCACATGTTACTGGTATTCCAATTATGCGTGCTTTCAACTGGCAATTCCCTTACAACAAAGAATTGGCAGGTGTTGATACTCAATTTTTCGTTGGTGATGCATTGTTGGTTACACCAGTATTGGAACCAGGTGTCAACCATACTAAAGGTGTTTTCCCAGGTGAAAATGCTGTGTACTACGATTTCTACACTCACAAGAAACAAGAGTTTACTGTTGGTAAGAATGAAACTTTGAATGCTCCTTTGGGTCACATTCCATTACACATCAAAGGTGGAAACATCATTCCAACTCAAGAACCAGGTTACACCACCACTGAATCAAGAAAGAATCCATTTGGATTATTGGTTGCCTTGGATGCTGATGGTGCAGCTTCTGGTAAATTGTATCTCGATGACGGTGAATCCGTAGATGTTGAAGAAGCATTGTACGTTGACTTTGTTGCATCCAAGAACAAATTGGTTGCTTCTGTTTTTGGTGAATATGAAGCTTCTCAACCTTTAGCCAATGTTACAATTTTGGGTGTTGCTTGTGAACCAAATGAAGTATTGTTCAATGGTGAAACCGTTACCCACAAGTATGAAAATGGTGCTGTCTACGTTTCAGATTTGCAAGAGTTTACAAAGGATGGTGCATTCTCGGAAGAGTTTACTATTGAATGGTAA
- a CDS encoding N-acetylglucosaminyl-phosphatidylinositol de-N-acetylase, putative (Similar to C. albicans GPI12;~Similar to S. cerevisiae GPI12): MIFKLPLILLKLYIISFIIWIFQTTILPQTLTKLTNVSIKTQNFHHHYPYTSIVTTPKNSNSINTITNSNITYIIAHPDDEVMFFAPSIIELKKAKYNNQINLICFSKGNYIKSMDEIRQSELIQSSRILGIDQVSIFDYQDGMNETWQLNDIVQSLHENLSPPINNNNNQKQSVLITFDDQGVSNHPNHISLFHGTKKYIQDLRKSENKNKTRIKTITNQNDIDSSISTKFYVLKSLNFFEKYSFTLLGNIEILFNYISLLIKKFINININVSFFSNQIKSKLDTNNLQLQNLNDIRFYSDLNMLSLSYAAMAYGHFSQMVWFRYAWLLLSRYLTYNHLIEQ; this comes from the coding sequence ATGATTTTTAAACTACCGTTGattcttttgaaattatatattatatcatttataatttgGATTTTCCAAACCACTATTCTTCCACAAACATTAACTAAGTTAACTAATGTATCCATCAAAACTCAAAACTTCCACCATCATTATCCATATACTTCAATAGTAACTACTCCtaaaaattccaattctATTAATACTATAActaattcaaatataacATATATTATAGCTCATCCTGATGATGAAGTGATGTTTTTCGCTccatcaataattgaactAAAGAAGgcaaaatataataatcaaatcaatttaatttgtttttctaaagggaattatattaaatcaatgGATGAAATTCGTCAATCGGAATTGATTCAATCTAGTCGAATTTTAGGAATTGATCAAGTTTCGatatttgattatcaaGATGGAATGAATGAAACTTGGCAATTAAATGACATCGTTCAAAGTTTACATGAAAATTTATCTCCTccaatcaacaacaacaacaatcaaaaacaatcaGTATTGATTACATTTGATGATCAAGGAGTTTCAAATCATCCTAATcatatttcattatttcaTGGTActaaaaaatatattcaagATTTACGGAAACTGgaaaacaagaataaaaCCAGAATAAAAACTATTACTAATCAAAATGACATTGATAGTTCAATTTCAACTAAATTTTATGTTCTTAAaagtttgaattttttcGAGAAATATAGTTTTACATTACTTggtaatattgaaattttattcaattatatttcattattgattaaaaaatttataaatattaatattaatgttAGTTTTTTCagtaatcaaattaaatcaaaacttGATACTAACAATttacaattacaaaatCTTAATGATATTAGATTTTATTCTGATTTAAACATGCTTAGTTTAAGTTATGCTGCCATGGCTTATGGACATTTCAGTCAAATGGTTTGGTTTAGATACGCTTGGTTATTATTAAGTAGATATCTTACATATAATCACCTCATAgaacaataa